AGTCCGCTGAGCCGAAATCCCGACCACAGTCAAGCCGAGATCGGCGCGCCCCATCCAGCGGCCAGAACTCAACTCGGGAAAAGCCACTCCAGGGCCGTGAGGGACTTCTCGACATAGCGAAACTTTTCGGTCTCGACGCCGTAGGCGAGGTCTTCGAGAACCCCGCACCGCGCGTAGAAAACGGCCCGCTCCGTCAACCTCCGATCCGTCGCGCACAGTGCGGCCGGCCCGAGGTCCCGATAGAGCCGACCGTGATCACAGGCCGGATCGACCAGGGCGGCGTCAGCCCAGTCGATGACGCCGGTGACCTTGCCGGAGTCGTCGGCCAGGACGTGCTCGATGCCGAGGTCGTTGTGGGAGAACACGAGCTGATGATCGTCAATCGGTGGCTCGGCACGCAGAAACACCTCGATCCTCTCGCGGTAGACCTCCGGCACATGCGCGGCGACGGCTGGATAGAGCGCAGCCGCCTCCCGTAACCACTCCCCCAGCGGCTCCTCGTCGGGGAGGGCCCCGGCCGGCCGGACGGCATGCAGTGCGGCGAGCAACTCACCGAGCACGGCGACGATCGGTTCGGCGTGCGCCATGCGGAACCCCTGTGGCAGCTCCAACAACGGCACACCGGGAAGCTTGTAGTAGGCCAGGCAGCTGCGCTCCGGCAGTACAAAGGCTGGACTCGGCACCGCAACGGTTGCGACCGCCGCGACCGCAGCCAGGATGCCTGCCTCGCGCGCCGTCCCCTCCGGGTCGTGGGACCTGCGAACGCGTACGATCAGGTGGCCGTTGATCTCGAAGGCATAGTTGTCCAGCCCGTCGCCGAGCGGCACCACCGAGTCGATCTCGTAGTCGGGCATCCCTAAGCCGACGATATCGCGAACCTCCGCCTCGTCCATGGACTCATCGTGGCAGGACCAACCCGCCGAAGCGGTGCCTAGTGGTCCCGCCTGCGAGACGGTCCACCGCGCGACTTGTCGTGCACACCGACAGCGCTCCATGGCCTTCCCGTGCGACCGGCTCGACCGCAGCGGCCGGGCGAGGCACTCAGGTGGCCTGTGGCCCCAGCACGCTGGGGCCGGGAACAGGTGCCGGCTCTTTGAGCTCGACGAAGATCGAATGGGTCGCCGTGTCGCCGATGTTGAGCCCGGCATGCTCCTGCGCGCCGAGCCAGCGCACCACCCCCGCCGGCAGCTCCACCTCGACCTCCTGGTCACCGTTGCTGATCCGCCGGCGGAAGGAACTCAACGTGAACATCACGCTGTCGGGATGGCGATGCGGGTGGGTCTGATCGCCGGGAGCGTCCCGGTACTCCAGGACTCGGACCCGCTCATTTTCGAAGACCACCTTGTAGAACTCCGGGTCGGTGACGGCCGGGTCTTCGGCGCTCATGGCATCCTCCTTGGCTTCGTTCGTGGGATTACGGTACCATCATGGGCATGGCGATGCCATATGAGACGACCGGCCGGACCCGGCAGAAATCACGCACCCGACAGGCACTGATCGACGCGACCCGCGAGCTGCTGGCCGGCGGACAGACACCCCGGGTGGAGGACGCGGCTGCTCACTCGGGCATCTCCCGCACCACCGCTTATCGCTATTTCGCCAACCAGCGCGCACTGCTGCTGGCCACCCAGCCGGAAATCCATCCGGACACGCTGCTCGGCCCGGAGGCGCCCACCGATCCGCGCGACCGGCTGGACGCCTTCATGGCCGCCTTCAGCCAATACAACTTGCAGTGGCAACCCCAGCTCCGATCCGCCCTGCGCCTCTCCCTGGAGCCCACCTTTCGTGGAGCCAGCCATGAGCCATCGACAGCACCATCACCCCCGAGCCAACCGGCCCCTCCGGCGCACGACGCCGCGGCCACCGAGCCCGGGCGACCGCTTCTCCGGCAGGGCCGGGCCGTCGCCTGGATCGAGGACGCGCTCGCCCCACTGGAGCACAGCCACCCGCGCGTCGACCGCCATCGGCTCGCCATCGCCATCCGGTCGGCCACCGGCATCGAGTCGTTGATCTGGCTGCAGGACGTCGCCGGCCAGAGCCCGGCCGAGGCCGCCGAAACGGTCCGCCACACCGCCCGGGCGCTCCTCGACGCCGCGTTGCGCCAGAGCCTCGATCACGCGGACCCAACACCCGAAGCCGCTGATGCCGCAGGCAAAGGCGCTCCCTCTTCACGAAGCAGGTGAAGGCGCTTCCTCATGACAAGATCTGTCGGTGTAGCTGGGGTTTCCCGGGGCGATGTCCGAGCGGCGGGTGCGGCACCTGGGCGGTGAAGGCGGCTGGCACGCCTGTGGGTTTCGCGCGGCGCGCTGTCGGCCGGCTGATCCTGCCGGTGGGCCGACCTCACGCCACGGGGCCGGTCGCCGGAGGACAGCCGACACACACCCGGACCGCGCACGGCACGCTGCCAACCGGCCGATCCTGCCGGTAGGCCGACCTCACGCCACGGGGCCGGTCGCCGGAGGACAGCCGACACACACCCGGACCGCGCACGGCACACTGCCAACCGGCCGATCCTGCCGGTAGGCCGACCTCACATTACGAGGCGGCCATCGGAGGACGGCCGACACCGCATCCGGACCGCGCGGCGTGCTGCCGACCGGCCGATCCTGCCCGTGGGGCGCTCACACAACGAGACGGTCGCCGGAGGACGGCCGACACACACCCGGACCGCGCGCGGCACGCTGCGAGCCGGCCGAGCCTGCCGATGGGCCGACCGCACGCTACGGAGCGGTCATCTGGGCGATCATGCGGACCGACTGCTCGACGGTGTCGAAGCCGCGCGGGAGCATCACCTTCTCGTAAGCGGCCACGGCTTCGAGCAGTGGCTTTCCGGCGAGCAGCTCGCCGGCGAGGGTGGCGGCGTCCTGCAGCGCGGTGTTGGCACCGACCCCGCCGGCCGGCGGCATGGTGTGCACGGCGTCGCCGAGCAGGGTCACCGGGCCGGTGGGCCAGGCGTCGACACGGTCACTGGCTCGGATGGCGATCGGGAAGAAGGAGGTGCTGTCGGCGTACGCAATGATCTTCTGAATCTCCGGGTGCCAGTCGGCGGTCGCGTCGGCAACGGTCCGCCAGAGTTCCGCCGAGTCGTGCTGTCGCCGGTCGAAACGGTCCGCGGCCGCGACGAGGGCGATCATCAAGTAGCCGGGGCGGCCGTCGCGGAAACGCATCGGTGCGAAGCCGGCGCCGAAGCCCTTCCGGTCGGCGACCCAGCAGAAGCCGCGCTCGAAGTCCGGCGGAAGCGGCGCCCCGGGCAGCGGCATCCGGCCATAGACGCAGCGGATGCCGAGGTCCCGCGGCGCCACCCCGGGCAGAAGTCGCCGGCGCACCGCGGAACCGACACCGTCCGCGCCGACCAGCAGGTCTCCCTCGTCGAAGCCGATGCTCACCCGGCCGGCCGGAGTGATCTCATAGCCGGTCACCGGCCGGCCGAAGAACACCACTTCCTCCAGGCCGGTGAGCAGGCCCTGCCGGAACGCGTCCCGGTCCACGTTGGTGAGTTCGCTGTCCGGAACGCCGGGGAACTCCTGAGCGTGCACCTGGCGCAACTCGTGCGTGAAGGAGGCGACCAGGTCGCCGTTGACGCCGCCGGTGTCACGCACCCGGTCGAGCACCGCGGTCGGCAGGCAGGCCCGCAGACCCGCGTTCCCGTTCGGGTCGACGTGCAGCCGATAGCCCTGGTTGCGGCTGCGCGGGCTGGGCTCCCGCTCGTAGACGGCGACGTCGAGGCCGCCCTGTCGTAGTGCCTGGGCGAGTGCGAGACCACCGATCCCGGCGCCGCTGATGAGGATGCGCGTCATGCCGGGCACGGTATCAACCAGATGCATGATTCTGTCAATCAGATGATTACTTGACTGTCTCAAGCGGCTGTATGATCAGCGCGTGCCGTCATCAAGTCCGCGCAGGTCACCCGGCGCGCAGGAGCGTCAGCGCGATCCCGAGCGCACCCGGCAGCGGATTCTCGAGGCCGCCTCCGCCGAGTTCGCCGAGCATGGCTACGCCGGCGCGCGCACCCGGGCGATCGCCGCCCGCGCCGGGGTCAACCAGCAGCTGGTGTCGTATTACTTCGGGGGCAAGGAAGGCCTGTACCGGGCCATGTCCGAGCAGTGGGAGCGGCGGCGGGCGGAGCTGTCCCCGCCGGGCGTCTCGCTGCCGGAGCAACTGCGCGCCTACGCCCTGGAGGCGCTGCGCAGCCCGGAGGGTGTCCGGATGTTCGCCTGGAGCGGCTTGCAGTATTCCGGGCCGGAGCAGGACCCGGACCGCGAGTCGCGGACCCGGATGCTGCAGGGCGGCGTCGACCATCTGCGCGCCATGCGGGCGGCGGGGCGGTTGCCGGCCGAGGTGGATCCGGCCTGCCTGCAGGTGATGCTGATGGCCGCGTGCATGGCGACCACCACGCTGCCGCACGTGATCGAGGGGCTGTGCGGGACGGATCCGCGGTCGCCGGAGTTCGTCGAGCACTTCGCCGATCAGGTGGCGGTGATGGCTCGCCTGCTGGGACTGGACGAGGCTCCGGCGGGCTGAGTCCGGCCGAATCGCCGCCAACCCGGCCAAACCTGGGCACTTCACGCCCATAATCGAACGCGGGACGAAGATCACTGGCGGCCTGAGGGAGAGACGCGCGGAAGAGGCGACGCCCGAAGAAGCCGCACAGAGGAAACGGCACAGAAGAAGCAGCACGGACGAAAGGGCACGGAAGGGACCGCGCCCAAGAAGCGGCTGGCCAGAAGCGGCACGGGAGGAACCGCGCGGACGGCAGCCGCGAGAGAGGACGCGGAAGCAGGCGAGGACCGGCTGCCGAGACCGGCAAGGTTTCCGGAACGGTGCGGAATCAGGGCGAGTCCTCAGCACGGTCGGCGGCTGACCGATCACCGAGCATGGTGGCGAAGTGAGGAGGACGATGATCAGCCGCTCGGCGATTGCTCGTCTGGCCCGCTCGGCCGGCTTCCTCATCGGTCTCCTGGTGCTCGTGACGAGCGTGGTGACCAGCGTGCTCGCGGCCCGCGACAAGCAGGCCACGGCGCAGGACCATACCCTCGACCTCACCCTGGAGCAGCAGACAGCGGCGGTCCGCAACTACTTCGACCAGTCCCGGGCGATCGCCCAGATGCTCGCGGACAGCCCGGTCTTCATCGACTTCTACCAGGCCCCGGGCACCAACCAGCAGAAGATCGCGGCCGGCGGCCCGCTGCTCGACCGGGTCAACGACACGCTCGCCTACCTGGAGGAGCTGTATCCGGGGCGGATCAGCGAGGCCTGCTTCGTCGACCGGGACGGCACCCAGATCGCCCGGGTCGTCGACGGCTATCCGACCGATGCCAAGAATCTGCGGAAGAACGAGCAGAAGGCGTCGTACTTCGCGCCGACGATGGCGCTGGGCCCGGCCCGGGTGTACCAGACCCGGGCGTACCAGTCGCCGGACACCGGGCGAGCGGTGATCTCGAACTCGATCCTGCTGACCGCGTACGGCCACACCGGCATCGTGCACTTCGAGACCAGCCTGGACAGCTTCCGGATGCCGGCCACCACCGGCGACCGGACGGCGTCGATCGTGGACGCCGAGTCCGGGCAGGTGTTCGTCGACTCCCGGGCCGCGTCCACGATCACCGGGAACGCCGACCAGACGTTCGTGCCGCTGGCCAGGGCGGGCAAGCTGAAGGGCACCACCACGCTGGACGGGCGGCGGGTGGCGTACCAGCGGATGCCGGCGACGCTGAACAACGCGAACGACTGGTACGTGGCGGTCTCCGCCCCGGCGGCCGGCGGCGGCTGGACCCGGGGCTTCAGCGTCTGGTCGCTCTCGCTGCTGCTCGGCGCGCTGCTGACAATCCTGGTGTCCGGGCTGAGCTGGCGCAGCCACTCGCTGTCGGTACGCCGGGCCGCCTCCCACGACGCGCTGACCGGCCTGCCGAACCGGGAGAAGTTCACCGAACGTACCCGGAACGCGTTGCGCGGCGGCCGGCCCGCCGCCGCCCTGATCATCAACCTGCAGGGCTTCCGCAACGTCAACGACGTCCTCGGGCACCGGCACGGCGATCTGCTGCTCACCCAGGTGGCGCAGCGGCTCACCGACGCCGCGCCGGCCGGCGCCGCGGTGGCCCGGATCGGCGCCGACGACTTCGCGGTGCTGCTGCCCGGCGACGACCTGGCCACCGCCCGGGGTACCGCCGAGAAGCTGCTCGCCGCGCTGCACCGGACGTTCCTGATCGACGACTTCCAGCTGGACGTGGAGGCGAACGCCGGGCTGGCCGCCGCCCCGGAGCACGGCACCGACGCGGAGACCCTGCTGCGGCACGCCGACGCGGCCCTGCACCTGGCCCGCGAGCAGGCGGCGACAGTGCAGGAGTACGACGCCGCGCACGACACCGGCGCCGACCACCGCCTGGAGCTGCTCGGCGACCTGCGCCGGGCGATCGGCGACGACGATCAACTGTCGCTGCACTACCAGCCCAAGGTGTGCCTGGCCACCGGCCGGGTCACCGGGGTGGAGGCGCTGATCCGCTGGCAGCACCCGAAGCTGGGCCGGATGGCGCCGGACCGCTTCATCCCGATGGCCGAGTCGACCAGCCTGATCCGGCCGCTCACCGCCCACGTCCTGGACATGGCGGTCCGCCAGGCGAGACTCTGGGCTGACCGGGGCACGCCGCTGCCGATCGCCGTCAACCTGTCCACCCGCTGCCTGCTCGACCCGGGCTTCGCCGGGCAGGTGTTCGGCCTGCTGTACCGGACCGGGCTGTCCGCCGCACTGCTCAAGCTGGAGATCACCGAGAGCGTGGCGATGGCTGATCCGGATCGGGCGCTGACGGTGCTGCGCGCCCTGCACGACGCGGGCATCAGCCTGTCCCTGGACGACTTCGGCACCGGGCACTCGTCGATGGCGTACCTGCAGCGCCTGCCGGTCGACGAGCTGAAGATCGACAAGTCGTTCGTGCAGGCCATGGCGGGCAGCCGGGCCGACGAGGTGCTGGTCCGGACCGCGATCACTCTCGGCCACAACCTGGGGCTGTCGGTGGTCGCGGAAGGCGTCGAGGACGAGGCTGCGGTGGTGGCGCTGCGCGCGCTGGGCTGCGACATCGCCCAGGGTTACCACTACGCCAGGCCGATGCCGCCGGGCGAGTTCGACAACTGGCTGACCACTTACACCGAGTCGCTCTCGGCGCTGACCGCGGGCGGCTGACGGGCCGCTTCCCGCCCCGCTCACCCCGAT
This window of the Actinoplanes oblitus genome carries:
- a CDS encoding phosphotransferase family protein; protein product: MDEAEVRDIVGLGMPDYEIDSVVPLGDGLDNYAFEINGHLIVRVRRSHDPEGTAREAGILAAVAAVATVAVPSPAFVLPERSCLAYYKLPGVPLLELPQGFRMAHAEPIVAVLGELLAALHAVRPAGALPDEEPLGEWLREAAALYPAVAAHVPEVYRERIEVFLRAEPPIDDHQLVFSHNDLGIEHVLADDSGKVTGVIDWADAALVDPACDHGRLYRDLGPAALCATDRRLTERAVFYARCGVLEDLAYGVETEKFRYVEKSLTALEWLFPS
- a CDS encoding cupin domain-containing protein, whose protein sequence is MSAEDPAVTDPEFYKVVFENERVRVLEYRDAPGDQTHPHRHPDSVMFTLSSFRRRISNGDQEVEVELPAGVVRWLGAQEHAGLNIGDTATHSIFVELKEPAPVPGPSVLGPQAT
- a CDS encoding TetR/AcrR family transcriptional regulator, translating into MAMPYETTGRTRQKSRTRQALIDATRELLAGGQTPRVEDAAAHSGISRTTAYRYFANQRALLLATQPEIHPDTLLGPEAPTDPRDRLDAFMAAFSQYNLQWQPQLRSALRLSLEPTFRGASHEPSTAPSPPSQPAPPAHDAAATEPGRPLLRQGRAVAWIEDALAPLEHSHPRVDRHRLAIAIRSATGIESLIWLQDVAGQSPAEAAETVRHTARALLDAALRQSLDHADPTPEAADAAGKGAPSSRSR
- a CDS encoding FAD-dependent oxidoreductase; amino-acid sequence: MTRILISGAGIGGLALAQALRQGGLDVAVYEREPSPRSRNQGYRLHVDPNGNAGLRACLPTAVLDRVRDTGGVNGDLVASFTHELRQVHAQEFPGVPDSELTNVDRDAFRQGLLTGLEEVVFFGRPVTGYEITPAGRVSIGFDEGDLLVGADGVGSAVRRRLLPGVAPRDLGIRCVYGRMPLPGAPLPPDFERGFCWVADRKGFGAGFAPMRFRDGRPGYLMIALVAAADRFDRRQHDSAELWRTVADATADWHPEIQKIIAYADSTSFFPIAIRASDRVDAWPTGPVTLLGDAVHTMPPAGGVGANTALQDAATLAGELLAGKPLLEAVAAYEKVMLPRGFDTVEQSVRMIAQMTAP
- a CDS encoding TetR/AcrR family transcriptional regulator; this translates as MPSSSPRRSPGAQERQRDPERTRQRILEAASAEFAEHGYAGARTRAIAARAGVNQQLVSYYFGGKEGLYRAMSEQWERRRAELSPPGVSLPEQLRAYALEALRSPEGVRMFAWSGLQYSGPEQDPDRESRTRMLQGGVDHLRAMRAAGRLPAEVDPACLQVMLMAACMATTTLPHVIEGLCGTDPRSPEFVEHFADQVAVMARLLGLDEAPAG
- a CDS encoding putative bifunctional diguanylate cyclase/phosphodiesterase, encoding MISRSAIARLARSAGFLIGLLVLVTSVVTSVLAARDKQATAQDHTLDLTLEQQTAAVRNYFDQSRAIAQMLADSPVFIDFYQAPGTNQQKIAAGGPLLDRVNDTLAYLEELYPGRISEACFVDRDGTQIARVVDGYPTDAKNLRKNEQKASYFAPTMALGPARVYQTRAYQSPDTGRAVISNSILLTAYGHTGIVHFETSLDSFRMPATTGDRTASIVDAESGQVFVDSRAASTITGNADQTFVPLARAGKLKGTTTLDGRRVAYQRMPATLNNANDWYVAVSAPAAGGGWTRGFSVWSLSLLLGALLTILVSGLSWRSHSLSVRRAASHDALTGLPNREKFTERTRNALRGGRPAAALIINLQGFRNVNDVLGHRHGDLLLTQVAQRLTDAAPAGAAVARIGADDFAVLLPGDDLATARGTAEKLLAALHRTFLIDDFQLDVEANAGLAAAPEHGTDAETLLRHADAALHLAREQAATVQEYDAAHDTGADHRLELLGDLRRAIGDDDQLSLHYQPKVCLATGRVTGVEALIRWQHPKLGRMAPDRFIPMAESTSLIRPLTAHVLDMAVRQARLWADRGTPLPIAVNLSTRCLLDPGFAGQVFGLLYRTGLSAALLKLEITESVAMADPDRALTVLRALHDAGISLSLDDFGTGHSSMAYLQRLPVDELKIDKSFVQAMAGSRADEVLVRTAITLGHNLGLSVVAEGVEDEAAVVALRALGCDIAQGYHYARPMPPGEFDNWLTTYTESLSALTAGG